A genomic stretch from Lysobacter ciconiae includes:
- a CDS encoding pseudouridine synthase yields MKLVKLIANLGYGSRKQVALMFREGRITDADGEVLYADDKVPHAAIRIDDEALDPPTGMVLMLHKPTGYTCSTRDPGRVIYDLLPPRFRLRSPLLSPVGRLDRETSGLLLMTDDGQLLHRITSPKTGLAKVYEATLAQDLRGDEAAVFASGTLMLESETTPLAPALMVVDGPRRARLTLTEGRYHQVRRMFAAVGNHVDALHRSQVGGLALDGLPEGEWRLLDGVDLDRLFRAVD; encoded by the coding sequence TTGAAGCTGGTCAAGCTGATCGCCAACCTGGGGTATGGCAGTCGCAAACAGGTCGCGCTGATGTTCCGCGAGGGCCGCATCACCGACGCCGACGGCGAGGTGCTGTACGCGGACGACAAGGTTCCCCACGCCGCGATCCGCATCGACGACGAGGCGCTCGATCCACCCACCGGCATGGTCCTGATGTTGCACAAGCCGACCGGATACACGTGCTCGACCAGGGATCCGGGCCGGGTGATCTACGACCTGCTCCCCCCCCGTTTCCGCCTGCGCTCGCCGCTACTGTCACCCGTCGGGCGGTTGGATCGCGAGACCAGCGGGTTGCTGCTGATGACCGATGACGGCCAGTTGCTGCACCGGATCACCTCGCCCAAAACGGGGCTGGCGAAGGTTTATGAGGCCACCCTGGCCCAAGACCTGCGCGGCGACGAGGCGGCGGTGTTCGCCAGTGGCACCTTGATGCTGGAGTCGGAAACCACCCCGCTCGCTCCCGCGCTCATGGTCGTCGATGGCCCACGACGCGCCCGGCTGACCCTGACCGAGGGCCGCTACCACCAGGTCCGGCGAATGTTCGCCGCGGTCGGCAACCACGTCGACGCCCTGCATCGCAGCCAGGTTGGCGGTCTCGCTCTGGACGGTCTCCCCGAAGGCGAGTGGCGGCTGTTGGATGGCGTTGATCTCGACCGCCTGTTCCGTGCCGTGGACTGA
- a CDS encoding MgtC/SapB family protein has protein sequence MDLGWHQFQPYAALVASLLLAFPVAWNREQHSDLVGVRTFPLVAVGACAYMLLGLYFIDGAGPEAKARLLQGLMTGIGFVGGGAILKHDDTVSGTASAASIWIVGAIGAAAAMSAWGFAVTLAVINWLVFRVFMRLKVRSDRSLDK, from the coding sequence ATGGACCTTGGGTGGCATCAATTCCAGCCGTATGCCGCGCTGGTGGCATCGCTGTTGCTCGCCTTCCCGGTGGCATGGAACCGGGAACAGCACAGCGACCTGGTCGGGGTGCGGACCTTCCCGCTGGTCGCGGTGGGTGCATGCGCCTATATGTTGCTCGGGCTCTACTTCATCGACGGCGCCGGACCGGAGGCAAAGGCGCGGCTGCTGCAAGGGCTGATGACCGGAATCGGCTTTGTCGGTGGCGGAGCGATCCTCAAACACGACGACACGGTGTCCGGGACGGCATCGGCGGCCAGCATCTGGATCGTCGGCGCGATCGGCGCGGCTGCTGCCATGAGTGCCTGGGGGTTCGCCGTCACGTTGGCGGTGATCAACTGGCTGGTTTTCCGGGTCTTCATGCGGTTAAAGGTCCGCTCCGATCGCAGCTTGGACAAATAA
- a CDS encoding DUF421 domain-containing protein encodes MNISADWSELLRVVVVGSCAYLALVVLLRGYGKRTLSKINAFDFVVTIALGSILATILLSKSVSLLEGVTALVVLMSWQFAFSWLAARSRRVRKLLASEPRLLAHDGELLTSALRAERIAADEVMQALRNHGFQQLKEVRSVILEPDGTLSVIGRDTPAA; translated from the coding sequence ATGAATATATCGGCTGACTGGTCTGAACTGCTCCGCGTGGTTGTTGTCGGCAGCTGCGCCTATCTGGCGCTGGTGGTCCTGCTGCGCGGATACGGCAAACGCACCCTCAGCAAGATCAACGCCTTCGACTTTGTCGTGACCATCGCCCTGGGGTCGATCCTGGCCACGATCCTGCTGAGCAAATCGGTGTCGCTGCTGGAAGGCGTCACCGCACTGGTCGTGCTCATGTCGTGGCAGTTTGCGTTCAGCTGGCTCGCCGCCCGCTCAAGACGGGTCAGGAAACTGCTCGCCAGCGAGCCGCGCCTGCTTGCCCATGATGGCGAGCTGCTTACTTCGGCGCTGCGGGCCGAGCGGATTGCCGCCGACGAGGTGATGCAGGCGCTTCGCAACCACGGCTTCCAGCAATTGAAGGAGGTCCGGTCGGTGATCCTGGAACCGGACGGAACGCTGAGCGTGATCGGCCGGGACACGCCGGCTGCCTGA